The DNA segment AAAACCCAATCTACTCTTAAACTGTTATATGCCATATGAAAGCAACAAGAATTCCGAATCAAAATCGCTACTTCTCAGGAACCAGTGGCCTGCTCCTTCCTTTCCCCAATAAGCAGCATTATCCTGCAGAATTCCGCGATAAAAGCAGGTTAACCTTTTACGGAACTTTATTCAACAGCATAGAGATTAACAGTTCTTTTTATAAGATCCCGATGGCGGCTACCGTACGAAAATGGGCAGAAAGTGTTCCGGATGATTTCATATTTACCTTTAAGCTCTGGAGAGAAATTACCCATCGCAAAGACCTGGCCTTTGATCCTGAGGCGGTCAGCCGGTTCATGGAATGTATTGCAGCAACAGGCCAGAAGAAAGGCTGTCTGCTCCTTCAATTCCCTCCCAGTCTCAAAAGCGACCGGAAGGCTCAACTGGAGCATTTATTACAGCATGTCCGGCTTGGC comes from the Pedobacter sp. FW305-3-2-15-E-R2A2 genome and includes:
- a CDS encoding DUF72 domain-containing protein, whose protein sequence is MKATRIPNQNRYFSGTSGLLLPFPNKQHYPAEFRDKSRLTFYGTLFNSIEINSSFYKIPMAATVRKWAESVPDDFIFTFKLWREITHRKDLAFDPEAVSRFMECIAATGQKKGCLLLQFPPSLKSDRKAQLEHLLQHVRLGDPEQQWKIALEFRHPSWYQEETNDLLRKFRMAIVLHDKPGAASPMIEQEQDFVYLRFHGPDGDYKGGYTDDFLMEYAGYIKDWNEAGKTVYVYFNNTIGDAIRNLQSLNSYLTSISIPTL